A genome region from Thermogemmatispora onikobensis includes the following:
- a CDS encoding RNA polymerase sigma factor yields MARAETKERTWSFDQIYDEYKTSIYNYVYHLVGDREQADDLTQDTFLKAFRALPKMDSNLKVSAWLYRIATNTAYDALRRKKLIAWLPWQDLDHEPADMESADPQEVYTTTELVRAALRRMPQQYRAALLLYTQEGFSYSEIAQALNIAESGVKMYLSRARQSFREHYKALERGVGSK; encoded by the coding sequence ATGGCTAGGGCGGAAACGAAAGAGAGGACCTGGTCTTTCGATCAGATCTACGACGAGTATAAAACATCTATTTATAATTATGTGTACCACCTGGTAGGTGACCGCGAGCAGGCGGATGATCTGACTCAGGATACCTTCCTGAAGGCGTTCCGCGCTCTGCCCAAGATGGACAGCAATCTCAAGGTCTCGGCCTGGCTCTATCGCATTGCGACCAATACAGCTTACGATGCCCTGCGCCGTAAGAAGCTGATCGCCTGGCTTCCTTGGCAGGATCTCGACCACGAGCCAGCCGATATGGAGAGCGCTGATCCACAGGAGGTCTATACGACGACCGAGCTGGTGCGCGCCGCCCTGCGACGTATGCCCCAGCAGTATCGGGCCGCTTTGCTGCTCTATACTCAGGAAGGCTTCTCCTACAGCGAGATCGCTCAGGCCCTCAATATCGCTGAGAGCGGCGTGAAGATGTATCTGTCGCGCGCGCGTCAGTCCTTCCGGGAACACTATAAGGCGTTAGAGCGAGGGGTCGGCTCTAAGTAG
- a CDS encoding sensor histidine kinase: MRAMVRSLGAKLILAAGLICFLCLSLFLALSWPLLSYFSAHQTAFPHVWLALASLLLFTWAPGFLLLSIAVRQLVSLPLSELLSRVEQGLRLPLSLPPRIPASTPPPPALPATTPPGDELEALSQAFQQLGSALAQQDAESRLLTRQLSDLLSMSDALISTLNLEHLLAEIVSRLGVIMQVRQVSLLLYGRDQPAPWAVALWSNDPPRTEILTGETYRQGQVRVYTDPRADITLAATTKMTALPRPTPPAPRRRVIRPPRLLAAVARVEPPHPRIPHEALRELDLLLARMAMQKQKIAYGEDVHAIYQERQERWARLALEAGYGAVIATPLLLQDETIGAIMLYSERPYQLTQRDTFLLSTAAIQAAMAIQDALLFAEVKEKNVALERANQLKSQFLATVTHELRAPLHSIISYGSLLVDGFVEGALTPEQEEHIRFMIRRAEDLSHLVDDMLDLSKIEADRLEVRLEPLAIEGCLREVVDQLKPLASARDLSLQLELPEELPRVLADSYRLRQVLVNMVSNAIKFTERGGITIRCSLLERYDMLRIAVHDSGIGISPAALEYIFEAFRQADSSTARKFGGTGLGLTIARKLVELQGGEVFVESMPGRGSIFSFVLPLATSPKPQSRSGA, from the coding sequence ATGCGTGCGATGGTGCGTTCTTTGGGCGCTAAATTGATTCTGGCGGCGGGGTTGATCTGCTTCCTTTGCCTGAGCCTGTTCCTGGCCCTGAGCTGGCCTCTGCTCTCTTATTTCTCAGCCCATCAGACGGCTTTTCCTCACGTCTGGCTGGCGCTTGCCTCTTTGCTGCTCTTTACCTGGGCCCCGGGCTTCTTGCTCCTCAGCATCGCGGTTCGCCAGCTCGTTAGCCTTCCTCTCTCTGAGCTGCTCAGTCGGGTAGAGCAGGGCCTCCGTCTGCCACTTTCGCTGCCTCCCCGCATACCTGCTTCCACGCCACCGCCACCAGCGCTCCCAGCGACTACGCCCCCAGGCGATGAGCTGGAGGCCCTCTCTCAGGCTTTTCAGCAGCTCGGCTCGGCCCTGGCCCAACAGGATGCAGAAAGTCGCTTGCTAACACGCCAGCTGAGCGATCTGCTGAGCATGAGCGATGCTCTGATTTCGACGCTCAATCTGGAGCATTTGCTGGCCGAGATCGTTTCCCGGCTCGGCGTCATTATGCAGGTACGCCAGGTCTCGCTCTTGCTCTACGGGCGCGATCAGCCTGCTCCCTGGGCAGTGGCTTTGTGGAGCAACGACCCTCCGCGCACTGAGATCTTGACCGGTGAGACCTATCGCCAGGGTCAGGTCCGTGTCTATACTGACCCACGCGCCGATATCACGCTGGCCGCCACAACGAAAATGACCGCCCTGCCACGCCCGACGCCTCCGGCCCCCCGGCGGCGAGTGATCCGTCCACCACGTCTGCTGGCCGCCGTCGCTCGTGTGGAACCTCCCCATCCCCGCATTCCCCACGAGGCGCTCCGTGAGCTGGATCTGTTGCTTGCCCGGATGGCCATGCAGAAGCAGAAAATCGCCTATGGCGAGGACGTGCATGCAATCTACCAGGAGCGGCAGGAGCGCTGGGCGCGGCTGGCACTGGAGGCCGGCTACGGCGCAGTGATCGCTACGCCCCTGTTACTGCAAGATGAGACGATCGGGGCGATTATGCTCTACTCGGAGCGCCCCTATCAACTGACCCAGCGCGATACCTTCCTGTTGAGTACGGCGGCCATCCAGGCGGCGATGGCTATTCAAGACGCCCTGCTCTTCGCCGAGGTTAAGGAGAAGAATGTCGCCCTGGAGCGCGCGAATCAGCTGAAGTCGCAGTTCCTGGCCACGGTCACCCACGAGCTACGCGCTCCTTTGCATAGCATCATTAGCTACGGCTCGTTGCTGGTGGATGGCTTCGTCGAGGGAGCACTGACACCGGAGCAGGAAGAGCACATCCGCTTTATGATCCGCCGGGCCGAGGATCTGTCGCACCTGGTCGATGATATGCTCGATCTCTCGAAGATCGAGGCCGACCGCCTGGAGGTGCGCCTTGAGCCGCTGGCGATCGAGGGCTGCTTGCGAGAGGTTGTGGATCAGCTGAAGCCTCTGGCTTCCGCTCGCGACCTATCCTTACAGCTGGAGCTGCCCGAGGAGCTGCCGCGGGTACTGGCCGATAGCTATCGCCTGCGTCAGGTGCTGGTCAATATGGTCTCCAATGCCATTAAGTTCACCGAGCGTGGCGGCATTACGATCCGTTGCAGTCTCCTGGAACGCTATGATATGCTGCGTATTGCTGTGCACGATAGCGGGATCGGCATCTCGCCGGCAGCGCTGGAGTATATCTTTGAGGCATTCCGCCAGGCCGATAGCAGCACAGCGCGCAAGTTTGGAGGCACTGGCCTGGGTCTGACGATTGCCCGTAAGCTCGTGGAGTTACAGGGTGGCGAGGTCTTCGTGGAAAGCATGCCAGGGCGTGGCTCGATCTTTTCCTTTGTGCTCCCCCTGGCAACCAGCCCGAAGCCCCAGAGCCGCTCAGGAGCCTGA
- a CDS encoding response regulator, translating into MTMDTGVSSTRREATILIIENDPSDRLLLEKVLSSRGYRCFSVTHGREALDLLERVQVDLILTDLLMPVLDGQRTAQLIRARPGMERVPIVAVTAYPPDEARGSSPSGGYDEYLLKPFKPRQLLDLVERLLVR; encoded by the coding sequence ATGACGATGGATACCGGTGTATCTTCCACACGACGTGAGGCCACAATTCTGATCATCGAGAATGATCCTTCCGATCGCCTGCTGCTGGAGAAGGTCCTCTCTTCCCGCGGCTACCGCTGCTTTTCAGTGACGCATGGCCGCGAAGCACTGGATTTGCTAGAGCGGGTGCAGGTCGATTTGATTCTCACAGACCTGCTGATGCCCGTTCTCGATGGGCAGCGAACGGCGCAATTGATCCGCGCCCGTCCGGGGATGGAGCGCGTGCCAATCGTAGCTGTTACGGCTTACCCCCCCGATGAGGCTCGCGGCTCAAGTCCTAGCGGCGGCTACGACGAGTATCTGTTGAAGCCCTTTAAGCCGCGCCAGTTGCTGGATCTCGTTGAACGCTTGCTAGTCCGCTAG
- a CDS encoding leucyl aminopeptidase, producing METVELDLRLTNEPLTEISCDALVVSAGRPRGSEQARLSAPAQVVDARLEGLLQESCARGEIKGYSGEITTFFAPGGLATRRLIVLGLGDLERDAPRTLRRACATLARQLQEKGARRAVLAIDVASLQPEPGSPQALTTLAALQAQVEGFLVGLYRFSRYRNNGPRDSEEAVRELLLQLGPAQRAYESSTLEAALQRGRILAEATNFARDLVNEPPNILTPSELARRARNMAETWGLACEVLERPQMEELGMGGLLAVSRGSSEAPYLAILRYRGAPEQAGGLALVGKGITFDSGGLSLKSTDGMVTMKGDMAGAAAVLGAIQAIARLKPALNVTALVPTCENMPDGRSYRPGDILRIMNGKTIEIVNTDAEGRLILADAMSYAAREGLTPIIDVATLTGGIVVALGHVYTGLFSNDTRLSEELIAAGEAVGEKLWRLPLDDEYGEQIKSEVADIKQTGGRPAASITAAKVLEHFAGSAAWAHLDIAGTSFVDSSRPYQEKGVTGVAVRTLAEFVMRRAASQG from the coding sequence GTGGAGACTGTGGAACTCGATCTTCGGCTGACTAATGAGCCTCTGACAGAGATCAGTTGCGATGCACTCGTGGTGAGCGCAGGCCGTCCGCGTGGGAGCGAGCAGGCCCGCCTGAGTGCCCCTGCACAGGTGGTAGATGCCCGCCTGGAGGGCCTGCTGCAGGAAAGCTGTGCCCGCGGCGAGATCAAAGGCTATAGCGGGGAGATTACGACGTTTTTTGCGCCGGGTGGCCTTGCCACCAGACGGCTGATTGTGCTCGGCCTTGGCGATCTGGAGCGCGATGCACCACGTACCTTGCGGCGGGCCTGCGCAACCCTGGCTCGCCAGCTGCAGGAGAAAGGCGCTCGGCGCGCGGTTTTGGCCATCGATGTGGCCAGCCTTCAGCCGGAACCAGGCTCACCGCAGGCCCTGACAACACTGGCCGCTCTGCAAGCTCAGGTGGAAGGGTTCCTCGTTGGGCTGTACCGCTTTAGTCGCTATCGCAACAATGGCCCAAGAGACTCCGAGGAAGCCGTCCGCGAACTGCTGCTACAGCTGGGGCCTGCCCAGAGAGCTTACGAGAGCAGTACGCTCGAGGCGGCTCTTCAGCGGGGCCGCATCCTGGCCGAGGCGACCAACTTCGCGCGCGATCTGGTGAACGAGCCGCCGAATATCTTGACGCCCAGTGAGCTGGCTCGCCGGGCCCGCAACATGGCCGAAACCTGGGGCCTTGCTTGCGAGGTGTTGGAACGCCCCCAGATGGAAGAGCTGGGCATGGGGGGCCTCCTGGCCGTCTCGCGTGGCAGCAGCGAAGCTCCCTATCTGGCGATCCTGCGCTATCGCGGCGCCCCAGAGCAGGCAGGCGGGCTGGCTCTGGTCGGCAAGGGCATTACGTTCGATAGCGGCGGCCTCTCCTTGAAAAGCACAGATGGCATGGTGACGATGAAAGGCGATATGGCCGGAGCTGCTGCTGTTTTGGGGGCGATCCAGGCCATCGCTCGCCTCAAACCAGCCCTGAATGTGACGGCCCTCGTCCCGACCTGCGAGAATATGCCTGATGGGCGCTCCTACCGACCAGGCGATATCTTGCGTATCATGAATGGGAAGACCATTGAAATCGTGAATACCGACGCCGAGGGAAGGCTCATTTTGGCCGACGCCATGTCCTACGCCGCGCGCGAGGGACTGACCCCGATCATCGATGTCGCGACGCTCACCGGCGGCATCGTGGTCGCCCTGGGACATGTCTACACGGGCCTCTTCAGCAACGATACGCGCTTGAGCGAAGAACTCATTGCCGCGGGTGAGGCCGTGGGAGAGAAGCTGTGGCGCCTGCCACTGGACGACGAATACGGCGAGCAGATCAAGAGCGAGGTCGCCGATATCAAGCAGACTGGCGGTCGACCTGCTGCCTCGATCACTGCCGCCAAGGTATTGGAGCACTTCGCCGGCTCAGCAGCCTGGGCCCATCTGGACATCGCCGGTACGAGCTTTGTGGATAGCTCCAGGCCTTATCAAGAGAAAGGAGTCACAGGGGTCGCAGTGCGAACGCTGGCCGAGTTTGTCATGCGACGGGCTGCCAGTCAAGGCTGA